A segment of the Burkholderiales bacterium genome:
GTTCCAAGTCGCTTCGCTCGCCGATATCCCGTTCCCCGACGCGCATTTCGATGTGGTGTGGTGCGCCGGGGTGCTGATGCATACCGCAGACGAAATGAAAGTGCTCGGGGAGCTTTCACGCGTATTGCGGCCGGGCGGGACGGTGTACTTTCTGGTCTATGCGACCGGTGGAATGCGTTGGCCGCTGATCAAACTTCTGCGCCCGCTTTCTTCCGCCATCGGCCAGGAGCAGGTCGAAGCAGCGATGGAGGCGGCCGGCACCGCGGCGAACAAGCGGCGCACTTTCCTCGACGATCTGTTCGTGCCGAAGTTCGATTTCTTCGAATGGAATCGGCTGAAGGCGGACCTGCACGAAGCGGGATTCGTCGATCTGCAACGCTGGACCCGCAAGGCGCGACT
Coding sequences within it:
- a CDS encoding class I SAM-dependent methyltransferase, translating into IGMARLGAAEVVGIDIGENGIADARKRAEGIDNVSFQVASLADIPFPDAHFDVVWCAGVLMHTADEMKVLGELSRVLRPGGTVYFLVYATGGMRWPLIKLLRPLSSAIGQEQVEAAMEAAGTAANKRRTFLDDLFVPKFDFFEWNRLKADLHEAGFVDLQRWTRKARLDHEHDLQAYYEDLAALHEIFVAGSVEGGHPLFGQAAELTAGSLSAIGWFIEQVAAGTMSEDDAMGRVIGQGHHRLLARRAG